The following DNA comes from Nicotiana sylvestris chromosome 10, ASM39365v2, whole genome shotgun sequence.
AAAGAGTTAGTCGCGGCGGTGTTGCTCATCCAACTCCTCCAGTATGATGATGAATTTAGGGTTTTGGGAATGGAGAAGGAGGAGAAGAGGCGGCCGCCACGGCGGCAAAGGACCGTCGCCGATGAGGCACTGCTAGAAATTGCACATGCTAGTTTCATTATGCTTTTAGATGGTAAGAGACGTGTTGGAATCCGAATTTAGAATGGGAACGGATCGACTGAAAAGGAATTGCGACTCTATGGCGGCCAACGGCGTCGTTTTGTTTACccaaaacaaaggaaaaagagaaaaagaaaacaatgTTTTTTGAGCCACTCTAGAGCGTATGACTTGGAAATAAATGAATAAGGCGGCAAAGTTATAGAACTATGAGCATAAGTTAATTCAAGGTCTTTTCATTTAATTACTCACTTTCTATGAGattatatgaaatttatttgGATGTTTCATTTTAGTGAGTTATTTGGATGTTTTTCATTTTAGTGAGTTATTTGATGATTCAAAGATTAATACGAATTTGGGATACACGTAAATGAAATAATAGAAATAGATAATAAACAGTTTAATGAAAATCATATAAAAGAAAATCCAATACGAATTGAGAACTGTAAGAATTGCATGACACATATCTAATTGAACGTTTATAATTGTTATACTAAATAATCAATTGACCGTAAGGAATtaatttaaagaagaaaaattACTGTAAATAGAAAAAAGTAATTTCGAAATTCAAAACGAACAATAAATTTTTCAACGGAGCTGACAGATTTTTTATTACAGAAAACGTGCTAAATCCACGATAAATTAAAAGATGAGTTCAACCAACACCTTAGTTTGAGAAAAGATGAAAGCTAGCGTGTCGTGCTAACAAGCGTGGTCAGGGGCGTATTCAATGCATAGCTATGAGTTTATATTAAACCATATTTTCGCGCCTCCTTATATTTTTGCAGGTAAAAATCACTTTTAGCTTGTgacaaaaattatttatatttggtagttGTAAAATATATAAACTTATATATTTGGAATTTTCGCGACAAAAGTTAACGATACTTTTGGCTGTTTGGAATTTTCCGTAATGCTCCGTGCTAATTATCCGTGGGGATGAGAATCGTCAAaacattattttatttttccactAATTTTAAAGACAGAGGTTAACAGAAATATACACTTTACCAAAATGGCCAGTAGGAGGTCATAAGTTCGAACCGTAAAAATAGCTTTTTGCAAAATGTAGGACAAGATTGCATACAATATCTGAATATCCTTGTGGTTCGGCCCTTCCCGAAGCCCGTGCATAATAGGGCTGTCCCTTTTTAAAAGAGGTTTTTTCATTCATATAcactatttaaaactttattaccCTTAATGTCCATGCTTAACTAATTACCTGGCATAAACAAGTTTTGTTTatcaaatatatacaatccaccttaaaaagctctcaatccattatttgttacttaattaagggatttagttatacatacttcCTTTTTTCTCTCCCCTTTCCCCTTTTCTCTCTAGTAAAATTTTTCAGTTACTTTTCTGTTattgattttaaaattaatttttattttcgAAAACCATTTTTACAATTACGAAGCAAACTCCACGTAATTAATAGCGCTGAATGCTGATAATGGAGATTAAAAAAAGAAACAAGAACATAAGATGTAAAAATTCAATTAAGGGCCATTGAAGATGATGCTTCACTGAGAACATGAATCTTTGCCAAATCATGGATTATTGACCTCTCAAATAGCAGTCTTTTCTCCCTCTAGTTAGTTGATCTTTGTTTCTATTCTCTTGTGGTTCTAAGTAACTTTGATTGAAGCTAAGTTCACACTCTGTTTCTTATATTCACTTGAAGACGTGTGGGTAAAGCCGTCTTAATTAGTCTAATCACAGTTGCGGTATTGGTTCTTCTCTGCTACTATGTTTCTCGGAGGAAGAAGGTGGATAAAGGTGTGTGCAGCAGAGCTAATTTCACAGTGTTGTATAACACTAGAATGTAACAAAATGTTTAAACTTCAAAAAGTCATGAGCGCAGTAACACAAGTACGGCAAAAGGGACATGTCTTGTATTTTGGTACTAATAACCAAGGAGTAATACAAGCAGCATGAAACCTATGACAGCAAGCAACAAGTATCACTTCGCTCatatcatcatcttcttcttcatcaaattctcCTAAGCAAATACAACAGTCACTGTTCGTGCCTTTAATTTCATCAGGAATATCAATCACTACTTCAACACCTGATTTATTATTTGCCTGTACTGAGTCATGGTAATTGCATACTTTTAAAATGTAAAAGTATAGTATATACATAAtaattgtatattatataacttatctacaatttatctacaactttcatacattatttctatcaagttatatacaactacaatatcataccacATAAATATACAATATgccttttgtatattttgtatctgatttatatatAGTAataacaaatttcatacaactaattatatattatacaacttattcacaactttcacacattatttctacccagatATATACAACtgcaatatcatacaacttaaatataatttttatacaatattgttcaactttcatacaatatttaaataaaaatatatatctatataaacaacagaatacaatttacTACAACTTTATTACAATTTCTCCAGCATAATGTATGTCatgcctcctcctcctcctcctcctcctcctcctcctccttcttcttctttttcttcttcttcttcttcttcgagtttcaatctgaaattcagtcaaaatcaagtctaatcttcaccaaaacactcttgaaattgagatataaactccaaaccatattcttaattgtttgcaacaacactcaatccaaacaaataatggtttttgaaaatccaaattaattcaaattcaaagtttcaaagctttttaatggttgtcaatgatggaattgctgctctcttttcctttgctttacactACTGAAATGAGaaattgagagatagagagagacgtagagaaaattcccaattctttgcaacaacactcaattcaaacaaacaatattttttgaaaacccaattcgaattcaaagctttaaagctttttaatggttgtcaatggtggaattgctgctctcttttcctttgctttgcaCTACTGAAATGAGaaattgagagatagagagagacgtagagagaattctcaattctttgcaacaacacccaattcaaacaaacaatattttttgaaaacccaaatttaaattcaaagcttttaatggttgtcaatagtggaattgctgctctcttgtgCAAGATACGTGGGGGAGGGGATGGAATGTGGAGAGAGAAATGTGGGGGAGTGGAAGATACGTTAGAGTgattttaggacactaattattatcattaatttccttaaaatgtacataaatgataattgggtatataaaatataattatagtaGAACTTGAATAgagagggtaatatagtttcatatagtgtataggaatgtaaaaatgaCGAGCAAGTTACTtgccttttatttctttttccacTAATTGTTTTAAGGATGCATATGTCATTGTATTTCCGGCGGTTTTCTACGCCATTTGCTTCCTTGTAAATATGCATCACAAATGTGTGCGTCGACAAAGGAAAAAACAAAATGGAAGAACCTTTATTTATAAAGCAGACCAAATTAATAAAGAGGTTCATAACTATTTATAGGGCAATAACAGAAGGAAAACACTCGCACAATTCTCACTTGACACATGCCACAATTAAAAAATAAAGATACAACAGAGTTAAGAAAGAACAAGCCCAGGAAATATAGAATTACAGCCTGCTGGTTGAAATCTCTTTTAGCGAGTCATGCCTGGTGCAATAGGGGGAGGTACAGTGACTCCATCTTGACTCCATTTCTGAGCATTAGCCATCCATCCTTTACCCATGCAACCAATCGATTATCAGAATGCAAATTAATCTCATGAGAAATTCAAATCAATTTAGCATGTGTCATATTTACTCCTAAATTTGTAATATTCCAAAATTTGGTGAACCAAAACCCTTAACAATAAATTCAATTTTCTAATAAAAACACTCTATTTAATCAGATTCGACTAGTTATTTACCGAAAGAAATATTGTTAAAAAAAGTCTTTGGATAAAAGGACTCAAGTCTGAACATTCTACCTCTTGTTGATGTATACTATATTTATAGTCTGTTTGGCCAAGGTTCTTCAATCCTAGAATCacttttttttcaaagttaaagtgTTTGACTaaacttttggaagaaaaaaatatgcttttgaggagaaacagaaacagttttggagaaacagaaaaaatagaTTCTTTCTAAAAACAGTTTTTTGGAAAacatatttttgagaaaaatacattagaaacagtttttaaaagcttggtcaaacattaATTGCAACtcagaaatattttttaaattaaatagtCAAACACAAACGGCTTCTTACTAAAAGTCAAAATAAGTAATAATGAGTTCAAATGATAACTGTGGCACGTAAAAGTTTCAGTAGGGTAGCATTGTGTTTATATACCTTGGGAGGGGTCAAAACCGCGGTTTTTGAGCTCTCTGTATTCTTGGCAAACAGCACAAGGGAGACAACAGAAATGAACAAGGCAATCTCCACAAGGGTCCGCAGGCAAGCTAAAGTAGGCTCTCAGTTTTGTACGATAAGTGCATGTGTAGACACAAGCACAACACACATGAGCTAAGCAATAGTATATTGCACCAGCGTGAGCACAAGCTGCAAAATTAGCAGGTTATACATACATATGTCGTCAAATCTAAAAATGAATAAAGAGACCCCATGCACGAAATATCCCATATTCATGTAGGGTTTACTGATCAAGGGTCGCACCGCAAGAGGTGTAATATGTAGGCAGGCCTACCCTGACATAAGCATTAGTGGCTGATTCCATGATGCGAACCCGTGAACTATAAGCAGTGGTGAAGCTAGGAATTTCCTCGAGAGTATTCAAActtaaaagaagtaaaaaaaaaaaaatcctaacaAAGGGTGTTCGATATATGTTATGTACCTCTAAAACCTGATATATTACCTATATACGCAATGTAATTTTCTGACAAAGAGTGGTCAATCGAACACCCTTACCAAAGTGTAGCTTCGCCCCTGCCTATAAGTCACGTGAAAACAACTTTACTGTTTCTCCAAGACACTCCTTCACATGTAAAAATGaataggaaaaaaaagaaagaaaaaacagaaaaaagaaactATTATAGCTTACAAGTAGTTCCTTTATCAATTATTTCAACATTTTGCCCAAAGGTGACACAAGGACACCAACAAGTGACACAACCTGCAAATAGTCAAGACTGATTAAATTCAGAACCAGGGAAAAAAAAAGACCACAtttataacataaaataaaaaagaacaaggggattttgtttttcaaataaatttTTTAGAAGAATTAATTGGCTTACAGTTAGAGCGATCATCACAGCAACCACATAAACCGGTGGTCCATTGTCCCGGAGCACCGCTGTTGGTAACCGGAGTTCCTGTCATGACAAGGTAATAAGAAGAGTAATGAGGCAGGTTTTGCTGTGTATAATATATGGAGAACTGTAAACGTATATATCGGTAACGTGAGCTTTGAGAGTTTGGCCAAGAAAATATTTGTAATTTAATTAAGAGTCATGGTACTATCGTGTAGCTATATTAAATTAGTTAATGATCAATTGATATACTTTTAAGTGGACTGCAAATAATGATTTTGATTTCAATacttgagaaatgagagagaaataaaaatatttGTACATTCATAGTTCTAGGATTGAATGCATGGCTGGAATTTAGAAGCCATCTTCCCCAGATAAAGGCTGTTCCAAGTTTGAATTGGTCAATAAGAAATTCCCTATGCTGTTTTTAATTCATTACTACTATGTTTTTCTATGAAGTTGGAGTCAACGTTGACTAGAATAGCACCTAGTTGCTGCTTCGTGCATCTTATTTGGAACATTATGAAAAGTATAAATACAACAATAGCTCTTGTAATTGAAGAAAAGATGCATATAGTAAGGACCTATTGAGACTTTGGAATACCAGTACTCTGGAGTTGTCATTCAGCTGAAAAATTAAGAAATGGGAACTATAGTTAATATTCATACACTTTCAGTTTATAACTACTTACTATAATTGCTCATAGACCATTACTCAGATGGTTATTAAACTATGTAAAATTATGGAGTAAAGTCATTTTCTTTCATTTGTAATATGAAAGTTACTAGACTATCTTTATTGCACTCTAATAATCACTCAATCAGATTTATTGAttttttcagtggaaaatactgaCTTGGCCGTCCACATAGACTTTTGGACCATATAAAGTAATTAACACCTGACCAAAGCATATACACCCAATCGACCCGATCCGACCCATTTATAAAGATAAAAATTCACCCAAAAGTCTTACAACGCTCTCTCTTATGAACGGGACAGATTGGGTGTATGGATAGATTTCTATGCTTTGTTTGGGTGTTAGTTATTTTATTTGATCCAAAAGTACATGTGGATTGCCAAGTCAGTTGTTTCTAccgaataaataaataaatctggTTGAGTGATCATAAGAGTGCAATAGGGATAATTGAGTGACTTTCTTGTTACAAATGAAAGAAAATCGACTTTACTCTATAATTTTACATAGTTCAGTGACTATTTAAGTAATGAACTCGTGAAATAAGTAACTTAAAAAATAAGGAATTGTTCATAATAACCAGACAGATAATTGTTAGAGGTTAAGTTACACAGTGCAAATATTCTTTTATGACAATGTGACAACTAGTCCTCCATTATTGCCATGACTTTTGGCAATGTCTCTAAATCCTTGGTCAGGAGTCAAAATAGAGTTGGCACCAAAATATTGGCTTTCTATAATTATCATATTGCAATGCTAGCAGTTAATTAGAAGCTAATTTTCAGGGTAAGCATCCATAAATAATCATGTTGACCACGACTATGTATAACGAATCAATCTTTCTTAATTCTTACCATAGAATTTCCTCATGACCTTAAAAATCCTCAAGTTGAAGCTTTTAGCTGTACGCCTGTACCACTGCATGCCAGCAGAATTTGCAGTAGTGCTTTACCATATTAGCAAACAAAGTCCCAAGTCAAAGTAAACTTCCTTTTTTATTATTACGAGCAATACATTACATTGCACATAATCCCCATTATCATATCATTGTTATTCTCTCATTCTCAGGATGTTGACTCAATGCCA
Coding sequences within:
- the LOC104217814 gene encoding cell number regulator 7-like; protein product: MTGTPVTNSGAPGQWTTGLCGCCDDRSNCCVTCWCPCVTFGQNVEIIDKGTTSCAHAGAIYYCLAHVCCACVYTCTYRTKLRAYFSLPADPCGDCLVHFCCLPCAVCQEYRELKNRGFDPSQGWMANAQKWSQDGVTVPPPIAPGMTR